In Mercurialis annua linkage group LG6, ddMerAnnu1.2, whole genome shotgun sequence, the following are encoded in one genomic region:
- the LOC130015688 gene encoding uncharacterized protein LOC130015688 has protein sequence MNPDRSWMYTRHDRGFLPPDFFPNLEEFVNFAVQHPECMSGEEIKCPCSRTKCRNTNFRDVEVVKLHVLQSGFVPDYYVWIHHGEVNVPPVVQQPANEYDYYNEGGGDLNYGQRMVIDAAGPEVFEEETPNDEARNFFDMMSAAEEEIWPGNSKHSPLSASVEILDIKCRHQGSISLIDDTCRLLQELLPENNKMPKFFANIKKLVKGLGLPVEVIDCCFHNCMIYWGADEDLTHCKVCTFPRWKPVTKSNSAKRRANVPYKKMFYFPLTPRLQRLYASKATAKHMTWHAEHEMEDEKMCHPSDSPAWKRFSELHTDFADETRNIRLGLCTDGFQPFGSFGKNYSSWPVIVTPYNLPPGMCMKDEFMFLTILVPGPGRLACPYCMENTEAFTLPESGKQSWFDCHRKFLPTGHHFRRNVTEFRKGKQVRHQFGGVRTGDEVLAEVDGLGFKRAYENDAKATNDELSKGRGWNRKSIFWDLPCVDLNSLKMMGMKSHDCHVFMQRLLPIALRELLPAEVWEPLTELSIFFRELTATSLKKADLQRLEFDIPKILCKLERIFPPSFFDSMEHLPVHLPYEAMMAGPVQYRWMYPFERYLRKLKNKVSNKGRVEGSISSGYLLEETAKFASFYFKDGDPMVPCRMQRNEVCEMDVDDDFDRLNIFKPKGRPVGACRNRYLDDAEYVAARSYILLNCLKSNLTESELYEFNPEITQTEVVVKLEREFAFWFEQYVKDPTVSTNPYILSLAKGPLRSVKTFKGYCVNGFKFNTEEYGEDRVTMNSGVCVKGSLYGPAESDFYGVLTDIIELEYPALPIKRTVLFKCNWFDPTKTVGMLVHPRYNIVDVNHRRRYNKYEPFILAEQSDQVHYLPYPSKKRDKKDWWAVCKIKARSELDMPETTVPAFQDDSAEHPLDVITNDDPTNLVDPNGEADEAALHNPPIVETEDDYPPSSSDDDDIGAEDDIEIA, from the exons atgaatccagaccgcagttggatgtatacGAGACATGACAGAGGCTTCCTGCCGCCTGATTTTTTCCCTAATCTTGAAGAGTTCGTGAATTTTGCTGTACAACATCCCGAGTGTATGAGTGGGGAAGAGATAAAATGCCCATGTTCTAGGACAAAATGTAGAAATACAAATTTTCGAGATGTCGAAGTTGTGAAACTACATGTCTTGCAGTCTGGGTTTGTTCcagattactatgtctggatTCACCACGGTGAGGTGAATGTCCCTCCTGTAGTTCAGCAGCCGGCTAATGAATACGATTACTATAATGAGGGAGGGGGAGATTTAAACTATGGccagagaatggttattgatgcTGCTGGTCCCGAAGTTTTTGAGGAAGAGACCCCGAATGACGAAGCTCGgaatttttttgatatgatgagtgcggcagaagaagaaatatggcccgGAAATAGCAAACACTCACCCCTGTCCGcatctgttgaaattttggatattaagtGTCGACATCAGGGGTCGATATCTTTGATTGATGACACCTGCCGTTTATTACAAGAACTGCTTCCAGAGAACAACAAAATGCCGAAATTTTTTGCTAATATCAAGAAGCTGGTGAAAGGTCTCGGGTTGCCGGTCGAGGTTATTGATTGCTGTTTCCACAACTGTATGATTTACTGGGGGGCGGACGAGGATTTAACCCACTGTAAAGTTTGCACATTTCCTCGGTGGAAACCTGTAACGAAAAGCAATTCGGCCAAAAGAAGGGCTAACGTTCCGtacaaaaaaatgttttatttccctTTAACTCCGAGGCTGCAAAGATTGTACGCTTCCAAAGCCACAGCTAaacatatgacatggcacgctgaacatgaaatggaagacgagaagatgtgtcatccttctgactctccggcttggaaacggttcagtgagttgcatacagattttgctgacgaaacaagaaatatcaggctAGGCTTATGTACTGACGGGTTTCAACCGTTTGGTAGTTTTGGGAAAAATTATTCTTCCTGGCCAGTTATTGTGACTCCGTATAATCTGCCTCCtggcatgtgcatgaaggatgagtttatgtttcTAACAATACTTGTCCCGGGACCCG GAAGATTGGCATGTCCGTATTGTATGGAAAATACTGAGGCTTTCACGTTGCCCGAGAGTGGAaaacaatcgtggtttgattgccacagaAAGTTTTTACCTACAGGTCACCATTTCCGTCGGAATGTTACCGAATTCCGAAAAGGCAAACAAGTTAGACATCAATTTGGAGGTGTGAGGACTGGAGATGAAGTGTTAGCAGAGGTGGACGGTTTGGGGTTTAAGAGGGCCTATGAGAATGATGCTAAGGCTACGAATGATGAACTATCTAAAGGCCGTGGTTGGAACcgaaaaagtatattttggGATTTACC GTGCGTTGATTTAAACAGTTTAAAGATGATGGGCATGAAAAGTCATGATTGTCATGTCTTCATGCAACGACTTTTGCCAATTGCTCTTCGGGAGCTTCTTCCGGCAGAAGTGTGGGAGCCTTTAACAGAGTTGAGTATATTCTTCAGAGAGTTAACCGCCACATCGCTGAAAAAGGCAGATCTTCAGAGATTAGAGTTTGATATCCCGAAGATACTGTGCAAGTTGGAACGTATATTTCCGCCGAGTTTTTTTGATTCGATGGAACATCTCCCCGTACACCTTCCatacgaagctatgatggcaggacctGTTCAGTATCGTTGGATGTATCCGTTTGAAAG ATACCTgagaaaactcaaaaataaggTTTCGAATAAAGGCAGAGTGGAAGGAAGCATTAGCAGCGGATATCTACTGGAGGAAACAGCAAAATTTGCATCTTTTTATTTCAAGGATGGTGATCCGATGGTACCATGTCGGatgcaaagaaatgaagtttgcGAAATGGACGTTGATGATGATTTCGACagattaaatattttcaaaccaaaagggCGACCTGTAGGTGCTTGTCGGAACAGATATCTGGATGATGCTGAATATGTTGCTGCCCGAAGCTACATCCTTTTGAATTGCCTGAAATCGAACCTTACAGAGA GCGAGTTGTATGAATTCAACCCCGAAATTACACAGACCGAAGTCGTAGTCAAATTGGAGAGGGAATTCGCCTTTTGGTTCGAGCAATAT GTGAAAGACCCAACTGTCAGTACCAATCCCTATATTCTAAGTCTTGCAAAGGGACCGCTTAGATCGGTCAAAACATTCAAGGGGTACTGTGTGAACGGGTTTAAATTCAATACTGAAGAATATGGGGAGGATCGGGTCACAATGAATAGCGGAGTCTGTGTAAAAGGATCACTCTACGGCCCAGCTGAAAGcgacttttatggagtgttgACTGACATtattgagttagagtatccagctctaCCAATAAAGAGGAcggttttatttaaatgtaattggtttGATCCTACAAAAACGGTTGGTATGTTAGTCCATCCTCGGTATAACATAGTGGATGTTAATCACAGAAGGAGATACAACAAATATGAACCTTTCATTTTAGCTGAACAGTCCGACCAAGTACATTACTTACCTTATCCTAGCAAAAAGCGGGACAAGAAAGATTGGTGGGCAGTATGCAAGATAAAAGCTCGCTCTGAGCTAGACATGCCTGAAACAACTGTTCCAGCTTTCCAAGATGATAGTGCAGAACATCCGCTTGATGTCATAACGAATGACGACCCGACAAATTTAGTTGATCCGAATGGCGAGGCGGACGAGGCTGCATTACACAACCCTCCAATAGTAGAGACGGAAGATGATTATCCaccatcctcatcagacgatgATGACATTGGAGCGGAAGATGATATAGAAATTGCATGA
- the LOC126686652 gene encoding uncharacterized protein LOC126686652 has translation MRGSGSSSAGRGRGRDTGQGRGRGRGDPEQDPLESSDPGAEQQVLAGRPAPRRAARQPQDQPPATDETGRIRVTPDAARERLLDSRNDSGSASRAILPIFRSSWFPEGSSWKKLTAEHKGFYFEEFKKGFCWDSTHPEDLIRGVFYRHAANRYKDTLHNMKPDKKEGSVSADTWASWKRDWDTAEAKKKSEVARANRLSEPSGAGTGPVRHTAGSRSATRHKTVMTEELGREPTLAELHVRLHLTKADRTVFVDKRSKDKNDRFQAELAAATQSQAAGEESSSTPEPIDENELFLSLEAIKKQRVYGIGSASASYIGQSSRLRRGGSSQSQQQAVVSEEIEQRIAREVEERLEQRMRTVEFPPPPPPPADDTTSLG, from the exons ATGAGAGGTTCAGGTTCTTCTTCTGCCGGCCGAGGCCGGGGTAGGGACACTGGTCAGGGACGTGGACGTGGACGTGGCGACCCAGAGCAGGATCCACTTGAGAGCTCGGATCCAGGGGCTGAGCAGCAGGTGCTGGCGGGTAGACCCGCACCGCGGAGAGCGGCGAGACAGCCACAGGACCAGCCGCCAGCTACGGACGAGACTGGGAGGATTAGAGTTACACCTGATGCTGCAAG AGAAAGGTTACTAGATAGCAGGAACGACAGCGGGAGCGCATCGAGGGCGATCTTGCCCATTTTCCGATCTAGCTGGTTCCCTGAGGGTTCCTCGTGGAAGAAGCTGACAGCAGAGCATAAGGGCTTCTACTTCGAGGAGTTCAAG AAGGGTTTTTGCTGGGACTCCACCCACCCTGAGGACCTGATTAGAGGGGTCTTCTACCGACATGCGGCTAATCGGTACAAAGATACTCTCCACAACATGAAGCCAGATAAAAAAGAGGGCAGTGTTAGTGCTGATACTTGGGCGTCGTGGAAGCGAGACTGGGATACTGCTGAGGCTAAGAAGAAGTCTGAGGTAGCACGAGCTAATCGGCTGAGTGAGCCGTCCGGAGCTGGCACCGGACCGGTTCGACATACCGCAGGATCGAGATCGGCTACGAGGCATAAGACAGTTATG ACTGAGGAGCTCGGTCGAGAGCCCACTTTAGCTGAGTTGCATGTACGGTTGCACCTGACCAAGGCTGATCGGACTGTCTTCGTTGACAAGAGATCAAAGGATAAAAAC GACCGTTTCCAGGCAGAGCTTGCTGCAGCGACCCAGTCTCAGGCGGCTGGAGAAGAGAGTTCGTCGACTCCAGAGCCGATCGACGAGAACGAGCTGTTTTTGTCTCTCGAGGCAATCAAGAAGCAGCGAGTCTACGGTATTGGTTCGGCTTCAGCATCCTACATCGGCCAGAGCAGCCGATTGCGTCGCGGCGGATCATCCCAGTCACAGCAGCAGGCGGTCGTTAGTGAGGAGATCGAGCAGCGCATTGCTAGAGAGGTTGAGGAGCGACTCGAGCAGCGGATgcgtactgtggag TTTCCcccacctccacctccaccgGCTGACGACACTACTAGTTTGGGGTAG
- the LOC126686651 gene encoding beta-glucosidase 40-like, whose amino-acid sequence MRRSIISLVIVVVVLILEIQTCLAQQISRASFPKGFVFGTASSAFQYEGAVKEDGRGPSIWDSFSHSFGKVLDLSNADVAVDQYHRFAEDIQLMKDMGMDAYRFSISWPRIYPNGSGAINQAGIDHYNKLINALLAAGIQPYVTLYHWDLPQALEDRYKGWLSPQIIKDFAAFAETCFAAFGDRVKHWITFNEPHTFTIQGYDVGLQAPGRCSILLRILCRAGNSATEPYIVAHNVILTHGTVVDIYRKKYQAKQRGSIGISLDVIWFTPASNSTKDIEATQRAQDFQLGWFIEPLILGDYPSSMKSRVKDRLPTFSKSEVALIKGSLDFVGINHYTTFYASENSGVSLKDSQADSGATTLPFKGLTPISNKANSIWLYIVPGGMRSLMNYIKNKYGNIPIMITENGMDDPNNPLTPIKDAIKDEKRIKYHNDYLTNLLASIKEDGCNVKGYFVWSLLDNWEWAAGYTSRFGLYFVDYKDNLKRYPKDSVKWFKNFLTSS is encoded by the exons ATGAGAAGAAGCATTATTTCATTGGTTATTGTAGTGGTAGTGCTGATTCTTGAGATCCAGACATGCTTAGCGCAGCAGATTAGTAGAGCCAGTTTTCCTAAAGGTTTTGTATTCGGAACTGCCTCTTCTGCTTTTCAG TATGAAGGAGCAGTGAAAGAGGATGGGAGGGGACCAAGTATTTGGGACTCTTTCTCACATTCCTTTG GCAAGGTTCTTGATCTTAGTAATGCTGATGTTGCGGTCGATCAGTACCATAGGTTTGCT GAAGATATTCAACTCATGAAGGATATGGGCATGGATGCCTATAGATTTTCAATCTCTTGGCCTCGAATTTATCCTA ATGGTAGTGGAGCTATAAATCAGGCAGGAATTGATCATTACAACAAACTTATCAATGCTTTACTTGCTGCAG GAATTCAGCCTTATGTGACATTGTACCATTGGGACCTTCCTCAAGCACTGGAAGACAGATACAAAGGATGGCTCAGCCCACAAATCAT AAAGGATTTCGCAGCCTTCGCCGAGACTTGCTTTGCAGCATTTGGTGACAGAGTGAAGCACTGGATCACTTTCAATGAACCTCACACGTTCACCATTCAAGGGTATGATGTTGGTCTCCAAGCTCCAGGACGATGCTCCATCCTTCTGCGTATACTCTGCAGAGCTGGAAATTCTGCAACTGAACCTTACATTGTTGCCCATAACGTGATTCTTACTCATGGAACTGTAGTAGATATTTACCGGAAAAAGTACCAG GCGAAACAACGCGGATCAATTGGCATATCACTTGACGTAATATGGTTCACACCAGCAAGCAATTCTACAAAAGACATAGAGGCAACTCAAAGAGCACAAGATTTTCAGCTTGGCTG GTTTATTGAACCATTGATCTTGGGGGATTATCCGAGTTCAATGAAAAGTAGAGTCAAAGATCGGCTGCCAACATTTTCCAAATCCGAGGTTGCTCTTATTAAGGGGTCTTTGGATTTTGTGGGAATTAATCACTACACTACATTTTATGCCTCAGAAAATTCTGGAGTTAGCCTTAAAGATTCTCAGGCAGACTCTGGCGCTACAACACTGC CATTCAAGGGCTTGACGCCTATTTCAAACAAG GCAAACTCTATATGGCTGTACATAGTTCCTGGAGGGATGAGAAGTTTAATGAACTACATCAAGAACAAGTATGGCAACATTCCTATCATGATAACCGAAAACG gAATGGATGACCCAAATAACCCTCTTACTCCTATTAAAGATGCTATTAAGGATGAGAAAAGAATCAAGTACCACAATGACTATTTAACCAACTTGCTAGCTTCTATCAA AGAAGATGGATGCAATGTGAAAGGGTATTTTGTATGGTCTTTATTGGATAACTGGGAATGGGCAGCTGGATATACTTCAAGATTTGGTCTCTACTTTGTGGATTATAAAGACAACCTCAAGAGATACCCTAAAGATTCTGTAAAATGGTTCAAGAATTTCTTAACATCTTCTTGA
- the LOC126654135 gene encoding UDP-glucose 6-dehydrogenase 1-like gives MVKICCIGAGYVGGPTMAVIAHKCPKIEVAVVDISVSRISAWNSDQLPIYEPGLDDVVKQCRDKNLFFSTDVEKHVFEADIVFVSVNTPTKTQGLGAGKAADLTYWESAARMIADVSKSDKIVVEKSTVPVKTAEAIEKILTHNSKGINFQILSNPEFLAEGTAIQDLFNPDRVLIGGRETPEGQKAIQALKDVYAHWVPVEHIICTNLWSAELSKLAANAFLAQRISSVNAMSALCEATGADVTEVSHAVGKDTRIGPKFLNASVGFGGSCFQKDILNLVYICECNGLPEVANYWKQVIKVNDYQKSRFVNRIVSSMFNTVSGKKIAILGFAFKKDTGDTRETPAIDVCKGLLGDKAQLSIYDPQVSEDQIQRDLSMKKFDWDHPIHLQPMSPTSVKQVHCVWDAYEATKSAHGVCILTEWDEFKTLDYQRIYDNMQKPAYVFDGRNIVDAEKLRQIGFIVYAIGKPLDPWLKDMPAVA, from the coding sequence ATGGTGAAAATTTGTTGTATTGGAGCTGGCTATGTGGGTGGCCCCACCATGGCTGTGATTGCACACAAGTGCCCAAAAATTGAAGTGGCCGTGGTTGATATTTCTGTGTCGCGAATCAGTGCCTGGAATAGCGACCAACTCCCCATTTATGAGCCAGGGCTTGACGATGTAGTGAAGCAGTGTAGAGATAAAAATCTTTTCTTTAGTACTGATGTGGAAAAGCATGTTTTCGAGGCTGATATAGTGTTTGTATCGGTTAATACCCCGACCAAAACCCAAGGGCTCGGAGCTGGCAAGGCTGCTGATTTGACTTATTGGGAAAGTGCTGCTCGAATGATTGCAGATGTATCCAAATCTGATAAAATTGTTGTTGAGAAATCAACAGTCCCTGTGAAAACAGCGGAGGCAATTGAAAAGATTTTGACCCACAACAGCAAAGGCATCAACTTTCAGATTCTCTCTAACCCTGAATTCCTTGCAGAAGGAACCGCAATTCAAGACCTTTTCAATCCGGACCGCGTGCTTATTGGTGGTAGGGAAACTCCAGAGGGGCAAAAAGCAATTCAAGCATTGAAAGATGTTTATGCCCATTGGGTCCCTGTGGAACATATCATATGCACCAATCTCTGGTCCGCTGAGCTCTCAAAACTAGCTGCAAATGCTTTCTTGGCACAGAGGATTTCTTCTGTCAATGCCATGTCAGCTCTTTGTGAGGCCACTGGTGCAGATGTCACCGAAGTCTCTCATGCTGTCGGCAAGGACACAAGAATCGGGCCCAAGTTCTTGAATGCCAGTGTTGGTTTCGGTGGATCTTGTTTCCAGAAAGATATCTTGAACTTGGTATATATTTGTGAATGCAATGGTCTTCCTGAGGTTGCAAATTACTGGAAACAGGTCATTAAGGTGAATGACTATCAAAAGAGCCGTTTTGTGAATAGGATCGTTTCTTCTATGTTCAACACAGTTTCAGGTAAGAAGATTGCAATATTGGGATTTGCTTTTAAGAAAGACACTGGTGATACGAGGGAGACCCCAGCAATTGACGTTTGCAAGGGCTTATTGGGTGACAAAGCTCAACTGAGTATATATGACCCGCAGGTATCAGAAGATCAGATACAAAGGGATCTCTCAATGAAGAAATTTGATTGGGATCATCCCATTCACTTACAGCCGATGAGCCCAACTTCTGTCAAGCAAGTTCATTGCGTTTGGGATGCATATGAAGCAACAAAGAGTGCTCATGGTGTCTGCATTCTTACCGAGTGGGATGAGTTCAAAACTCTCGATTATCAAAGGATTTACGATAACATGCAGAAGCCTGCTTATGTGTTTGATGGGCGGAATATCGTGGATGCTGAGAAGTTGAGGCAAATCGGGTTTATTGTTTATGCCATCGGTAAGCCACTAGATCCATGGTTGAAGGACATGCCTGCCGTTGCATAA
- the LOC126688175 gene encoding uncharacterized protein LOC126688175, whose product MGFKRPFDCEDLHELPFKQARQVHELPFKQARQVDYSNKMTQFANLYRTTSQGTDVTDDHEGSFAKTQQHQAFENKSIFEASNLVDNFGINDPWSAITTNFNGDDFGSRLAPHSSDFLETCELDSLQRSEASEDTCSSSLDSSPRKPIPLGPNHQASIPVWDGHVNKKQLGQKDSLRPISSLLLESNFNIYNDDEEKLMGTCIIPMPDIESSGYNSNEVGVGKKDCSCMDEGSVRCVQQHIMEARERLRRSLGHEKLVDLGFYEMGEEVTNKWTKEEERVFHAVVNSNPASLGQNFWKHLSHVFPTRSTNEIVSYYFNVFMLRRRAAQNRSHLLDIDSDDDELHGINRGSYRARIVDEDYDSDNESIDQYDHEDHGEDTLVENDDEDDDDDDGSDGDGELGYNSGEATGEDSGVDNASEAHDMKPFNGSKVDSSKHFNKYTESVQDDSCMSFEFQADSVETEGALGGSQVKSNQTECFPGSVDGYSDGVDQLYLLDSCDAKAWDTRYSAPIKGVDLLPTCNIIEEIFGLGTSCDK is encoded by the exons ATGGGTTTTAAGCGACCTTTTGATTGTGAGGACCTCCATGAGCTTCCCTTTAAGCAGGCTAGACAGGTCCATGAGCTTCCTTTTAAGCAGGCTAGACAGGTGGACTATAGCAACAAGATGACTCAGTTTGCAAATTTATATAGAACTACATCTCAGGGAACTGATGTTACAG ATGATCATGAGGGAAGCTTTGcaaaaactcaacaacatcAGGCATTTGAGAACAAAAGTATCTTTGAAGCTTCAAATTTGGTTGATAATTTTGGAATCAATGATCCTTGGTCGGCGATTACCACTAATTTTAATGGTGATGATTTTGGTTCTCGTTTAGCACCACACTCTTCTGATTTCTTGGAAACTTGTGAATTAGATTCCCTTCAGAGATCAGAAGCTTCTGAGGATACTTGCTCTTCCTCCTTGGATTCTTCTCCTAGAAAACCAATTCCTCTTGGGCCTAATCATCAAGCCAGCATTCCGGTGTGGGATGGTCATGTAAATAAGAAACAGTTAGGACAAAAAGACTCTTTACGTCCCATTAGCTCCTTGCTCTTGGAGTCTAATTTCAACATTTATAATGACGATGAAGAGAAGCTTATGGGCACTTGCATCATTCCAATGCCAGACATAGAGTCATCTGGCTATAATAGTAACGAGGTTGGAGTTGGGAAAAAAGACTGTAGTTGCATGGATGAAGGTTCTGTCAGATGTGTACAACAGCACATAATGGAAGCTCGGGAAAGGCTGCGAAGATCACTTGGGCATGAGAAATTAGTTGATTTGGGTTTTTACGAGATGGGAGAGGAGGTAACAAACAAATGGACCAAGGAAGAGGAACGGGTGTTTCATGCAGTTGTGAATTCCAATCCTGCGTCATTGGGGCAAAATTTTTGGAAGCATCTGTCACATGTGTTCCCTACACGATCAACCAATGAAATTGTCAGCTATTACTTCAATGTCTTCATGCTTAGGAGGCGGGCTGCTCAGAACAGATCCCACTTGCTGGACATTGACAGTGATGATGATGAACTGCATGGAATTAATAGAGGATCCTACAGAGCTCGAATAGTAGATGAAGATTATGACTCTGACAATGAGTCTATTGATCAATATGATCATGAAGACCATGGAGAGGATACGCTTGTTGAAAAcgatgatgaagatgatgatgatgatgatggtagTGATGGTGATGGGGAACTTGGATACAATAGTGGAGAGGCTACAGGAGAAGATTCTGGGGTAGACAATGCCTCAGAAGCGCATGATATGAAGCCATTTAATGGGAGCAAAGTTGATTCGTCTAAGCATTTCAATAAATATACAGAAAGTGTTCAAGATGACTCGTGCATGTCATTTGAGTTCCAAGCTGACTCAGTTGAAACTGAGGGTGCTTTGGGAGGTAGTCAAGTTAAGAGCAATCAAACTGAATGCTTCCCTGGTAGTGTTGATGGGTACAGCGATGGAGTGGACCAGCTATACTTATTGGACTCCTGTGATGCGAAAGCTTGGGATACCCGTTACTCAGCTCCCATTAAAGGTGTCGATCTTCTACCAACATGTAACATAATTGAAGAAATTTTTGG